A window of Roseovarius sp. THAF27 contains these coding sequences:
- the frc gene encoding formyl-CoA transferase has protein sequence MKALDGIKILDFTHVQSGPTCTQLLAWFGADVLKVERPGVGDATRQQLVDVPGADSLYFTMLNHNKRSIELNSKNETGKQVLTRLIEECDVLVENFAPGALDRMGFSWERIQEINPRIIMASVKGFGPGKYQDCKVYENVAQCAGGSASTTGFRDGPPLVTGAQIGDSGTGLHLCLGIMTALFQRERTGRGQKVLAPMQDGVLNLCRVKLRDQQRLEAGPLKEYSQYGEGIEFGEATPRAGNDSGGGQPGRILKCKGWEDDPNAYTYFITQAAVWEQICDVIGKPEWKTAEGYATPPERLDKLNEIFGAIEEWTMTKTKFEVMDICNPLNIPVGPILSTKELIEDEGLRATGTIVDVEHPKRGKYASVGCPIKLSDSPVEVTRSPLLGEHTVEILRDVLGYDGEDLQAVLDSGAVGDPQKTAAE, from the coding sequence ATGAAAGCATTGGACGGCATCAAGATCCTGGACTTCACGCATGTTCAGTCGGGTCCGACCTGCACGCAGCTTCTGGCGTGGTTCGGGGCGGACGTGCTGAAGGTGGAGCGGCCCGGCGTGGGCGACGCCACGCGGCAGCAGCTGGTGGATGTGCCGGGGGCGGACAGCCTGTACTTCACCATGCTCAACCACAACAAGCGTTCGATCGAGCTCAATTCAAAGAACGAGACCGGCAAGCAGGTGCTGACCCGGTTGATCGAGGAATGCGACGTGCTGGTCGAGAACTTCGCGCCCGGCGCGCTCGACCGGATGGGGTTCAGCTGGGAGCGGATCCAGGAGATCAACCCCCGCATCATCATGGCCTCGGTCAAGGGGTTCGGGCCCGGCAAGTACCAGGATTGCAAGGTCTATGAGAACGTGGCGCAATGCGCCGGCGGCTCGGCCTCGACCACCGGGTTCCGCGACGGCCCGCCGCTGGTGACGGGCGCGCAGATCGGTGACTCGGGCACCGGCCTGCATCTCTGCCTCGGCATCATGACGGCGCTCTTCCAGCGCGAGCGCACGGGCCGCGGCCAGAAGGTGCTGGCGCCGATGCAGGACGGGGTGCTGAACCTCTGCCGCGTCAAGCTGCGCGACCAGCAGCGGCTGGAGGCGGGCCCGCTGAAGGAATACAGCCAGTACGGCGAGGGCATCGAGTTCGGCGAGGCGACGCCGCGCGCGGGCAACGACTCGGGCGGCGGCCAGCCGGGGCGGATCCTGAAATGCAAGGGCTGGGAGGACGACCCCAACGCTTACACCTACTTCATCACCCAGGCCGCGGTGTGGGAGCAGATCTGCGACGTGATCGGCAAGCCGGAGTGGAAGACGGCCGAGGGCTATGCCACGCCGCCCGAGCGTCTGGACAAGCTGAACGAGATCTTCGGGGCGATCGAGGAGTGGACCATGACCAAGACGAAGTTCGAGGTGATGGACATCTGCAACCCGCTGAACATCCCCGTCGGCCCGATCCTGTCGACCAAGGAGCTGATCGAGGACGAGGGGCTGCGGGCGACGGGCACGATCGTCGATGTGGAGCATCCCAAGCGCGGCAAATACGCGTCGGTGGGCTGCCCGATCAAGCTGAGCGACAGCCCGGTGGAGGTGACCCGCTCGCCGCTTCTTGGCGAGCACACGGTGGAGATCCTGCGCGACGTGCTGGGCTATGACGGCGAGGACCTGCAGGCGGTGCTCGACAGCGGCGCTGTGGGCGACCCGCAGAAAACCGCGGCGGAGTAG
- a CDS encoding methionyl-tRNA formyltransferase, with protein sequence MRLIVMGQQAFGKDALAKIIETGTDEVVAVYCEPDRDGKPVDPIKEFALEKGLPVEQPANFDDAATLETLAKFDADLMVMAFVNVFVPEAARDTPKHGSICFHPSLLPLHRGPSAVNWPIIMGSDKSGFSWFYPSDGLDEGDSLMQWECEIGPDDTVIDLYFKKIYPAAVDSVLEVCDLFRAGNPPHIVPDEDEATYERRCTARHSEICWHRPVGQVYDLIRGTNPAPGAWTTYKGAKLGIFDSARASGDGISGRVRAITDDGIEVQCVGGRILVKRVRPEGGDKTPAAQWASEVGLEVGEEFPS encoded by the coding sequence ATGCGATTGATCGTCATGGGGCAGCAAGCCTTCGGCAAGGATGCGCTGGCCAAGATCATCGAGACCGGAACCGACGAGGTCGTGGCCGTGTATTGCGAGCCCGACCGGGATGGCAAGCCGGTGGACCCGATCAAGGAGTTCGCGCTGGAAAAGGGTCTGCCCGTCGAGCAGCCCGCGAATTTCGACGATGCAGCGACACTTGAAACACTGGCGAAGTTCGATGCCGACCTCATGGTCATGGCCTTCGTCAACGTCTTCGTGCCCGAGGCGGCGCGGGATACGCCCAAGCACGGCTCGATCTGTTTCCACCCGTCGCTTCTGCCGCTGCATCGCGGCCCCAGCGCGGTCAATTGGCCCATCATCATGGGCTCGGACAAGTCGGGCTTCAGCTGGTTCTACCCGTCCGACGGGCTGGACGAAGGCGACAGCCTGATGCAGTGGGAATGCGAGATCGGCCCCGACGACACGGTGATCGACCTCTATTTCAAGAAGATCTACCCGGCGGCAGTGGACAGCGTGCTGGAGGTCTGCGACCTTTTCCGCGCCGGCAATCCGCCGCATATCGTGCCGGACGAGGACGAGGCCACCTACGAGCGGCGCTGCACCGCGCGGCACTCGGAAATCTGCTGGCACCGTCCGGTGGGGCAGGTCTATGACCTCATCCGCGGCACGAACCCCGCGCCCGGCGCCTGGACCACCTACAAGGGGGCCAAGCTGGGGATCTTCGACAGTGCCCGCGCCTCCGGCGACGGCATTTCCGGCCGCGTCCGCGCCATCACCGACGACGGCATCGAGGTGCAGTGCGTCGGCGGCCGTATCCTGGTCAAACGAGTACGCCCCGAGGGCGGGGACAAGACACCCGCCGCCCAGTGGGCCTCCGAGGTCGGCCTTGAGGTCGGCGAAGAATTTCCAAGCTGA
- a CDS encoding formate--tetrahydrofolate ligase yields MSHKSDIEIARAASKKPIQEIGDKLGIPSEHLLPYGHDKAKVSQDYINSVKSNENGKLILVTAINPTPAGEGKTTTTVGLGDGLNHIGKKAMICIREASLGPNFGMKGGAAGGGYAQVVPMEDMNLHFTGDFHAITSAHALLSAMIDNHVYWGNDAEIDTRRIVWRRVVDMNDRSLRQITSSLGGVANGFAREDGFDITVASEVMAILCLASDLKDLEERLGAMIVAYRRDRSPVFCRDIKAEGAMTVLLKDAMQPNLVQTLENNPAFVHGGPFANIAHGCNSVIATTTALKIADYVVTEAGFGADLGAEKFMNIKCRKAGIAPSAVVIVATVRAMKMNGGVAKADLGAENVDAVKAGCPNLGRHIENVKSFGVPVVVAINHFVTDTDAEVQAVKDFVAENGAEAVLSRHWELGSEGSADLAKKVVETIEKGEADFKPIYPDEMGLFEKVETIAKKIYRADEVIADKKIRDQLKSWEEQGYGNLPVCMAKTQYSFSTDPTQRGAPTGHSVPVREVRLSAGAGFVVVVCGEIMTMPGLPSRPASESIRLNDQGEIEGLF; encoded by the coding sequence ATGAGCCACAAATCAGACATCGAGATTGCGCGTGCGGCGTCGAAGAAGCCGATCCAGGAGATTGGCGACAAGCTTGGGATACCGTCCGAGCACCTGCTGCCCTACGGGCATGACAAGGCGAAGGTGAGCCAGGACTACATCAACTCGGTGAAGAGCAACGAGAACGGCAAGCTGATTCTCGTGACCGCGATCAACCCGACGCCGGCGGGCGAGGGCAAGACCACCACCACGGTGGGCCTGGGCGACGGTCTGAACCACATCGGCAAGAAGGCGATGATCTGCATCCGCGAGGCCTCGCTGGGGCCGAACTTCGGGATGAAGGGCGGCGCCGCGGGCGGCGGCTATGCCCAGGTGGTGCCGATGGAGGACATGAACCTGCATTTCACCGGCGACTTCCACGCGATCACCTCGGCCCATGCGCTCTTGAGCGCGATGATCGACAACCACGTCTACTGGGGCAACGACGCCGAGATCGACACCCGCCGGATCGTCTGGCGCCGGGTGGTAGACATGAACGACCGCTCCTTGCGTCAGATCACGTCCAGCTTGGGCGGCGTGGCCAACGGCTTTGCCCGCGAGGACGGCTTCGACATCACCGTGGCCTCGGAAGTGATGGCGATCCTCTGCCTGGCGAGTGACCTCAAGGACCTCGAGGAGCGGCTGGGCGCGATGATCGTGGCCTATCGCCGCGACCGCAGCCCGGTTTTCTGCCGCGATATCAAGGCCGAAGGCGCGATGACCGTCCTTTTGAAGGACGCGATGCAGCCCAACCTGGTGCAGACGCTGGAGAACAACCCGGCCTTCGTGCATGGCGGTCCGTTCGCCAATATCGCGCATGGCTGCAACTCGGTCATCGCCACGACCACGGCGCTGAAGATCGCCGATTACGTGGTGACGGAAGCCGGGTTCGGCGCCGACCTGGGCGCGGAGAAGTTCATGAACATCAAGTGCCGCAAGGCCGGGATCGCGCCGTCGGCGGTGGTGATCGTGGCGACGGTGCGGGCGATGAAGATGAACGGCGGCGTGGCCAAGGCGGACCTTGGCGCCGAGAACGTGGACGCGGTGAAGGCGGGCTGCCCGAACCTGGGCCGGCATATCGAAAATGTTAAGTCTTTCGGTGTCCCGGTGGTGGTGGCGATCAACCACTTCGTGACCGACACCGATGCCGAGGTGCAGGCGGTGAAGGACTTCGTGGCGGAAAACGGCGCCGAGGCGGTGCTGTCGCGCCACTGGGAGCTGGGCTCTGAAGGCTCGGCGGACCTGGCGAAGAAGGTCGTGGAGACGATCGAGAAGGGAGAGGCGGACTTCAAGCCGATCTACCCCGACGAGATGGGCCTCTTCGAGAAGGTCGAGACGATCGCCAAGAAGATCTACCGCGCCGACGAGGTGATCGCGGACAAGAAGATCCGCGACCAGCTGAAGAGCTGGGAAGAGCAGGGATACGGCAACCTGCCGGTCTGCATGGCGAAGACGCAGTACAGCTTCTCGACCGATCCGACGCAGCGCGGGGCGCCCACGGGCCACTCGGTCCCGGTGCGCGAAGTGCGCCTGTCGGCCGGCGCGGGCTTCGTCGTGGTGGTCTGCGGCGAGATCATGACCATGCCCGGCCTGCCCAGTCGGCCGGCGTCGGAATCCATCCGCCTGAACGACCAGGGCGAAATCGAAGGGTTGTTCTAA
- a CDS encoding universal stress protein: protein MAYDSIHSIMLPVRGDGKGDNVFAHAAALARRFGARVRVVHCHPKTEDMMPYGVVIPTMLRRQIEDAAHANADVTRDQLYGEFEKQARKLGLEIADHELDKPTTRFIEYEGKQVDAVQRYGRLCDLVCVAKPDQKMNLGVNTLKSALFSSGRPVMMCPDQDVADAGFADHVTIGWNGSLEATRAVAMAMPIISNAKKVTILHTGDSPKDEHPGADQLQRYLELRGVAADIRLFKAEGRNVGRQLLSETRAAGAGMLIIGAYHDSYERESLFGGNSQVVVAEADFPVIMVH from the coding sequence ATGGCTTACGACTCCATCCACAGCATCATGCTTCCGGTGCGGGGCGACGGCAAAGGCGATAACGTCTTTGCCCACGCCGCCGCCCTGGCGCGGCGCTTCGGCGCCCGGGTCCGCGTGGTGCATTGCCATCCCAAGACCGAGGACATGATGCCTTACGGCGTCGTGATCCCGACCATGCTGCGCCGCCAGATCGAGGATGCGGCGCATGCAAATGCCGACGTGACCCGGGACCAGCTCTACGGTGAGTTCGAGAAGCAAGCCAGGAAACTCGGGCTCGAGATCGCCGATCACGAGTTGGACAAGCCCACGACCCGGTTCATCGAGTACGAAGGCAAGCAGGTCGATGCAGTGCAAAGATACGGTCGCCTGTGCGACCTTGTCTGCGTGGCCAAACCGGACCAGAAGATGAACCTCGGGGTCAACACTTTGAAATCGGCGCTGTTTTCTTCGGGCCGACCGGTGATGATGTGCCCCGACCAGGACGTTGCAGACGCCGGTTTCGCGGATCACGTCACCATCGGCTGGAACGGATCGCTCGAGGCGACACGCGCCGTGGCGATGGCGATGCCTATCATTTCCAACGCCAAGAAGGTCACGATCCTGCACACCGGCGACAGCCCCAAGGACGAGCATCCCGGGGCGGACCAGTTGCAGCGCTATCTCGAACTGCGCGGCGTCGCGGCCGACATCCGGCTTTTCAAGGCCGAGGGGCGCAACGTCGGCCGGCAGCTTTTGTCGGAAACCCGCGCCGCGGGCGCCGGGATGCTGATCATCGGCGCCTATCACGACAGTTACGAACGGGAATCCCTGTTCGGTGGCAACTCGCAAGTCGTTGTCGCCGAGGCGGATTTCCCGGTCATCATGGTTCATTGA
- a CDS encoding tripartite tricarboxylate transporter substrate binding protein, translated as MNTFKLLVASASALALTAPAALAEWQPKKPVEFIIMAGTGGGADQIARLLQGLIQKKDLSPRPFIPINKPGGSGAEALRYMQDKAGDNHTVMMTLNSFYTTPIIQEDLGIDVTEFTPIGLMAMDTFLLWVNTDREDITDLDSFNAVVSEAGKDWKVGGTGSGQEDSVLTAMMEAEFGYDVTYIPFPGGGTVAKNLVGNQIDSTVNNPAEQMEFWRAGNTKPLVQFSAERMPAFPDVPTAKELGVEIEYYMQRSVNGPPDMDPEAVEWYVNLFQELFDSEEWQAFCKSDGLTCDSMMKGEDLATFHENQKVAHEKLIEKVGAGAITGE; from the coding sequence ATGAATACCTTTAAGCTACTTGTTGCAAGTGCGTCCGCACTGGCATTGACGGCACCGGCAGCGCTGGCGGAATGGCAGCCGAAAAAGCCGGTCGAGTTCATCATCATGGCCGGCACCGGCGGCGGGGCGGACCAGATCGCGCGGCTGCTGCAGGGCCTCATCCAGAAAAAGGACCTGAGCCCGCGCCCCTTCATCCCGATCAACAAGCCGGGTGGTTCGGGCGCCGAGGCGCTGCGCTACATGCAGGACAAGGCGGGTGACAATCACACCGTCATGATGACTCTGAACAGCTTCTACACCACGCCGATCATCCAGGAGGATCTCGGCATCGACGTGACCGAGTTCACGCCCATCGGCCTGATGGCCATGGACACGTTCCTGCTGTGGGTCAACACCGACCGCGAGGACATCACCGATCTCGACAGCTTCAACGCCGTCGTGTCCGAGGCCGGCAAGGACTGGAAGGTCGGCGGCACCGGATCGGGCCAGGAAGACAGCGTTCTGACCGCGATGATGGAAGCCGAGTTCGGCTATGACGTGACCTACATCCCGTTCCCGGGCGGTGGCACGGTGGCCAAGAACCTCGTGGGCAACCAGATCGACAGCACCGTCAACAACCCCGCCGAGCAGATGGAGTTCTGGCGCGCGGGCAACACCAAGCCGCTGGTCCAATTCTCGGCCGAACGCATGCCGGCCTTCCCGGACGTGCCGACGGCCAAGGAGCTGGGGGTAGAGATCGAGTACTACATGCAGCGCTCGGTCAACGGGCCTCCGGACATGGATCCCGAGGCGGTCGAATGGTACGTGAACCTTTTCCAGGAACTGTTCGACAGCGAGGAATGGCAGGCGTTCTGCAAGTCCGACGGCCTGACCTGCGACTCGATGATGAAGGGCGAGGACCTCGCCACGTTCCACGAAAACCAGAAGGTCGCGCATGAAAAGCTGATCGAAAAGGTCGGCGCGGGTGCGATCACCGGCGAGTAA
- a CDS encoding tripartite tricarboxylate transporter TctB family protein produces MTVRTAELLMAIVTLLVSLGLMLNVYTDDLSIGWVRGRGPGAGMWPFWLSAGMALASVATLVRWAQKKTPESRNTDPYISRDTIFLVSISAGSVLALLIMMTFIGTYLALVIFMLFFVRFMGRHSWPMTLGFAIGTPIFVYLLFEVALTKYLPKGLPIFEDAFLWVDNFRYEWFY; encoded by the coding sequence ATGACGGTCCGGACAGCGGAACTCCTGATGGCGATCGTGACCCTGCTGGTGTCACTCGGCCTGATGTTAAACGTATACACAGACGACCTCAGTATCGGTTGGGTCAGGGGCAGGGGTCCCGGTGCCGGCATGTGGCCGTTCTGGTTGTCGGCGGGCATGGCACTGGCCTCCGTCGCCACCCTCGTGCGATGGGCGCAGAAAAAGACGCCGGAGTCGCGCAACACCGATCCCTACATATCCAGAGACACGATCTTTCTCGTGTCGATCTCGGCGGGGTCGGTTCTCGCGCTGCTGATCATGATGACGTTCATCGGCACCTACCTGGCGCTGGTCATCTTCATGCTGTTCTTCGTGCGCTTCATGGGGCGGCATTCGTGGCCGATGACCCTCGGCTTCGCAATCGGCACGCCGATTTTCGTCTACCTGCTCTTCGAGGTGGCGTTGACGAAGTACCTGCCGAAGGGACTGCCGATCTTCGAGGACGCATTCCTCTGGGTCGATAACTTCCGCTACGAATGGTTCTACTGA
- a CDS encoding tripartite tricarboxylate transporter permease, producing MMIFAGCLAGLFVGCMPGLGSVNGVAILLPITFLVPPTTAIIFLAALYYGAMYGGAISSITLGIPGASTAVATVFDGRPMAQAGKADQALMAAAIASFIGGTVSIILFTLFAPPLAAFALKFGPQEEFALMLLAFATFIGLGGDDIPKTIFSILLGLVLAAVGFDIISGSPRLIFFDMVEFQRGIGFLVLAIGIYGIGEMLWTLETTSGKVQMHNVKISMSRMKENFKQIRQYINSTWVGSFLGFFVGTLPAAGATPAALMSYGLSKTFSKDPDSFGKGNVAGVAAPESANNAASTGSMLPMITLGIPGSPTTAILLGGMIIWGLRPGPLLFTESPDFVWGLIGSMYVANAVTVILNIALIPIFIRVLAMPFTLLTPIIFTLCVLGVFATTDRMFDTWIMLIIGVVGYLMRKLNYPVAPAVLAIVLGPLAERSLRQSLISAQGDATTFITRPISLVCICLALALVLFPVVQRILRKRKKAAERRA from the coding sequence ATGATGATTTTCGCGGGCTGCCTTGCGGGGCTGTTCGTGGGCTGTATGCCGGGTCTCGGCTCGGTCAACGGGGTGGCAATCCTGCTTCCCATCACCTTCCTGGTGCCGCCGACGACGGCGATCATCTTCCTTGCCGCGCTCTATTACGGGGCGATGTACGGGGGGGCGATCAGTTCGATCACCCTGGGTATTCCAGGGGCGTCAACGGCCGTGGCAACGGTGTTCGACGGGCGACCCATGGCCCAGGCCGGCAAGGCCGACCAGGCGCTCATGGCCGCGGCCATCGCGTCTTTCATCGGCGGCACGGTCTCGATCATCCTCTTCACGCTCTTCGCGCCGCCCCTGGCCGCCTTCGCGCTGAAGTTCGGACCACAGGAGGAGTTCGCGCTGATGCTGTTGGCCTTCGCCACCTTCATCGGTCTGGGTGGGGACGACATACCCAAAACGATCTTCTCGATCCTTCTGGGTCTCGTTCTAGCCGCGGTCGGCTTTGACATCATCTCGGGCAGCCCGCGCCTGATCTTCTTCGACATGGTCGAATTCCAGCGCGGCATCGGCTTTCTGGTGCTGGCGATCGGCATCTATGGGATCGGCGAGATGCTCTGGACGCTGGAAACCACCAGCGGCAAGGTGCAGATGCACAACGTCAAGATCTCGATGTCGCGGATGAAGGAGAACTTCAAGCAGATCCGGCAGTACATCAACTCGACCTGGGTGGGCTCGTTCCTCGGCTTCTTCGTGGGCACGCTGCCCGCGGCGGGGGCCACCCCGGCGGCACTGATGTCCTATGGTCTCAGCAAGACCTTCTCGAAGGATCCCGACAGCTTCGGCAAAGGCAACGTGGCCGGTGTGGCCGCGCCTGAATCGGCCAACAACGCGGCCTCGACCGGCTCGATGCTGCCGATGATCACGCTGGGCATTCCCGGCTCGCCCACCACGGCGATCCTCTTGGGTGGCATGATCATCTGGGGCCTGCGCCCCGGGCCGCTGCTGTTCACCGAAAGCCCGGATTTCGTCTGGGGCCTGATCGGCTCGATGTACGTGGCCAACGCGGTGACGGTGATCCTGAACATCGCGCTGATCCCGATCTTCATCCGGGTGCTGGCGATGCCGTTCACCCTGCTGACGCCGATCATCTTCACGCTCTGCGTGCTGGGGGTCTTCGCCACGACGGACCGGATGTTCGACACCTGGATCATGCTGATCATCGGCGTGGTGGGCTACCTGATGCGCAAGCTGAACTACCCGGTGGCGCCGGCGGTTCTGGCCATCGTGCTTGGGCCCCTGGCAGAACGCTCGCTGCGCCAGTCGCTGATCTCGGCTCAGGGCGACGCGACCACGTTCATCACGCGCCCGATCTCGCTGGTCTGCATCTGCCTTGCACTGGCGCTGGTCCTGTTCCCGGTGGTGCAGCGCATCCTGCGCAAGCGCAAGAAGGCGGCGGAACGCCGGGCCTGA
- a CDS encoding short-chain fatty acyl-CoA regulator family protein, translating to MAKTFIGPKLRQLRIARDLTQADVAERLGISPAYVNLLENNQRSLSVKMLLAISETFDVDVKELTKDNSAHVLADLRNAFGDTTLEGAAPDIQELRSAIDRAPAFVDHFLQLHRAHRAALRIIMRGGMDGRDEEMLHASPENAIHDIFRKNSNYFAVLEVAAENARRAIPVAPESLFVDLRAGLQKHHGVSVEVRSLEEMGESLRIYDDTSRTLLLSQALNTENRAFQMAHVLAFLTEGRMIAKMARNAQTDPERVQPRLEVELGNYFAAAFLMPYEPFLNTAEETGYDIDRIALAFGVTFEQACHRLTTMQRDKAQGIPFFLLRLDRAGNVTKRFNATSFDLAEYGGACPVWNVHAAFSVPGVIFPQFVEMPDGQQFFSISRTVHRPVFSAETQDRRLTLTLGCEARHAHRIRYAASFKIDDPTLYQPIGINCQLCPRQACSQRAHQPLFINLPIDANRRGSTRYES from the coding sequence ATGGCAAAGACCTTTATCGGCCCCAAGCTGCGCCAGCTGCGCATCGCGCGCGACCTGACGCAGGCGGACGTCGCCGAACGTCTGGGGATCAGCCCCGCTTACGTGAACCTCTTGGAAAACAACCAGAGAAGCCTGTCGGTCAAGATGCTTCTGGCGATTTCCGAGACGTTCGACGTGGACGTAAAGGAATTGACGAAGGACAACAGCGCCCATGTGCTGGCCGATCTGCGCAACGCATTCGGCGACACCACGCTGGAAGGCGCGGCCCCCGACATCCAGGAGCTGCGCAGCGCCATCGACCGTGCGCCGGCTTTTGTCGATCATTTCCTGCAGTTGCACCGGGCGCATCGCGCCGCCCTTCGCATCATCATGCGCGGCGGCATGGATGGGCGGGACGAAGAGATGCTTCACGCCTCGCCCGAGAACGCGATTCACGATATTTTCCGCAAGAACAGCAATTACTTCGCCGTGCTGGAGGTGGCCGCCGAAAATGCGCGCCGGGCGATCCCCGTCGCGCCGGAATCGCTGTTTGTCGATCTGCGCGCGGGCCTGCAGAAACACCACGGGGTGTCGGTGGAGGTGCGGTCACTGGAGGAAATGGGCGAGTCGCTGCGTATCTACGATGACACCAGCCGCACGCTGTTGCTGTCACAGGCGCTCAATACCGAGAACCGCGCCTTCCAGATGGCGCATGTCCTGGCCTTTCTGACCGAGGGGCGGATGATCGCCAAGATGGCGCGCAACGCGCAGACCGATCCCGAACGGGTTCAGCCCCGGCTGGAGGTCGAGCTTGGCAATTACTTCGCCGCCGCTTTCCTGATGCCCTACGAGCCGTTTCTGAACACCGCCGAGGAAACGGGCTATGACATCGACCGCATCGCGCTCGCGTTCGGCGTGACCTTCGAGCAGGCCTGCCACCGCCTGACGACGATGCAGCGCGACAAGGCGCAGGGCATTCCGTTCTTCCTGCTGCGGCTGGACCGGGCGGGCAACGTGACCAAGCGGTTCAACGCCACCTCGTTCGACCTGGCCGAGTATGGCGGGGCCTGCCCGGTGTGGAACGTGCATGCCGCCTTTTCGGTGCCCGGTGTGATCTTTCCGCAATTTGTCGAGATGCCGGACGGGCAGCAGTTCTTTTCGATCAGCCGGACGGTGCATCGCCCCGTCTTCAGTGCCGAAACCCAGGACCGCCGCCTGACGCTGACGCTGGGCTGCGAGGCCCGTCACGCGCATCGCATCCGCTATGCCGCCAGCTTCAAGATCGACGACCCGACGCTCTATCAGCCGATCGGCATCAACTGTCAGCTTTGCCCGCGGCAGGCCTGTTCGCAGCGCGCGCACCAGCCGTTGTTCATCAACCTGCCGATCGACGCCAACCGGCGCGGCTCGACCCGCTACGAAAGCTGA
- a CDS encoding ketopantoate reductase family protein, protein MARKVLILGASYGSLLGTKLLMAGQDVTLVCRQATADIINEQGTEVRIKLRDEDEHRAFKSGDLPGTLDAKAPGDVIPEDYDLVALAMSEPQYGNAEITKLMKRIAASGRPCLSIMNMPPLPYLKRIEGLDAEALRPAFNSIEPWEDFKPGLVSLCSPDPQAFRPPEEGPNVLHVGLPTNFKAAPFEDPAHTAMVRELEEAIEAVRVDGKDVPVKLRLFDSLFVPFAKWAMLLTGNYRCVQRDGVRPIKEAVHGDLLESQSIYSKICDLVMQLGADEDDQVPFEKYASAANGLLKPSSAARAIDSGADSIERVDMLVKLIADQKGKPMAEADETVSIIDARLEENRKKAAA, encoded by the coding sequence ATGGCTCGCAAGGTTCTGATTCTGGGGGCATCCTACGGCTCGCTCTTGGGCACCAAACTGTTGATGGCCGGCCAGGACGTGACGCTGGTCTGTCGCCAGGCGACGGCGGACATCATCAACGAACAGGGCACCGAAGTCCGCATCAAGCTGCGTGACGAGGATGAACACCGCGCCTTCAAGTCGGGTGACCTTCCGGGCACGCTCGATGCCAAGGCGCCGGGCGACGTGATCCCCGAGGACTATGACCTCGTGGCCCTCGCCATGTCCGAGCCGCAATACGGCAACGCCGAGATCACCAAGCTGATGAAGCGGATCGCGGCGTCCGGGCGGCCCTGCCTCTCGATCATGAACATGCCGCCGCTGCCTTACCTCAAGCGGATCGAGGGCCTGGACGCCGAGGCGCTGCGCCCGGCCTTCAACAGCATCGAGCCGTGGGAGGATTTCAAGCCCGGCCTCGTGTCGCTGTGCAGCCCCGATCCGCAGGCGTTCCGCCCGCCCGAGGAAGGCCCGAACGTCCTGCATGTGGGCCTGCCCACCAACTTCAAGGCCGCACCGTTCGAGGATCCGGCCCACACCGCCATGGTGCGGGAACTGGAAGAGGCGATCGAGGCCGTGCGCGTCGACGGCAAGGACGTGCCGGTCAAGCTGCGCCTCTTCGATTCCCTGTTCGTGCCCTTCGCCAAGTGGGCCATGCTGCTGACCGGCAACTACCGCTGCGTCCAGCGCGACGGCGTTCGCCCCATCAAGGAAGCGGTGCATGGCGACCTGCTGGAATCGCAGTCGATCTACAGCAAGATCTGCGACCTAGTCATGCAACTCGGCGCGGACGAGGACGACCAGGTGCCGTTCGAGAAATATGCCAGTGCCGCGAATGGCCTGCTGAAGCCGTCCTCGGCCGCCAGGGCCATCGACAGCGGTGCGGACTCGATCGAACGGGTCGACATGCTGGTGAAACTGATCGCCGACCAGAAGGGCAAGCCCATGGCCGAAGCGGACGAAACCGTGTCGATCATCGACGCCCGCCTGGAAGAGAACCGCAAGAAAGCCGCGGCCTGA